The Peribacillus sp. FSL E2-0218 genome contains a region encoding:
- a CDS encoding DUF3900 domain-containing protein, translated as MDFTITYLSFYLIQVEGKGDQADKRFKHFQTLDTAEYEESPLKDFLDGELMKISKRKVDRHPKTEQVPTKIGTFIVEEGHALDSNPNYNAFSRVRYAKTKEEFQTENEQFTRSYIDTSAVRGGVFLIASAKLTKYFDEPFVFLLKCDFEPKVASISDERTLIRHVEMAITTKNMKSIQYPYMPEEGIVEEAELKIHQASHARYFEDFLKFVEYGESMPEIMKNQVIHMVHEHVSAQFEENSDELHKFEQDLEIWETSEKREIQERLETHQVVEATAQIVEHTPEAELRMKLGSTSIKGLLADFGDSIHLGKINGKYVLMIESDTIEFDKGVSPIEFHRPDDLMEIVEKISRKV; from the coding sequence ATGGATTTTACGATTACCTATCTGTCTTTTTATTTAATTCAAGTCGAAGGAAAGGGCGATCAGGCCGATAAACGTTTTAAACATTTTCAAACGCTTGATACGGCAGAGTACGAAGAAAGCCCGCTAAAGGATTTCCTGGATGGGGAATTGATGAAAATCTCCAAACGAAAAGTGGACCGTCATCCAAAAACGGAACAAGTACCGACGAAAATCGGCACCTTCATTGTCGAGGAAGGACATGCACTTGATTCGAACCCTAATTACAATGCATTTAGCCGTGTACGCTATGCCAAAACAAAAGAAGAATTCCAGACCGAAAACGAACAATTCACACGGTCATATATCGATACGAGTGCCGTCCGCGGCGGTGTTTTCCTCATCGCTTCCGCCAAATTAACGAAGTATTTCGATGAACCATTCGTTTTCTTGCTTAAATGTGATTTCGAGCCAAAGGTCGCTTCGATTTCGGACGAACGCACCTTGATCAGGCACGTCGAAATGGCCATCACCACAAAAAATATGAAATCGATTCAATACCCCTACATGCCCGAAGAAGGAATCGTCGAAGAAGCCGAACTGAAAATCCACCAGGCCTCACACGCCCGCTACTTCGAGGATTTCCTGAAATTCGTCGAATATGGCGAATCGATGCCGGAAATCATGAAAAACCAGGTCATCCACATGGTCCATGAACATGTATCCGCCCAATTCGAAGAAAACAGTGACGAATTGCATAAATTCGAACAAGACCTGGAAATCTGGGAAACAAGTGAAAAGCGGGAAATTCAAGAACGCCTTGAAACCCATCAGGTCGTCGAAGCAACAGCCCAGATTGTCGAGCATACACCTGAAGCTGAATTACGAATGAAGCTTGGCAGTACATCCATCAAAGGACTTCTAGCCGATTTCGGCGACAGCATTCATTTAGGGAAGATTAACGGGAAATATGTATTGATGATAGAATCCGATACGATCGAGTTCGATAAAGGCGTGTCGCCGATTGAATTTCATAGGCCGGATGATTTGATGGAGATTGTGGAGAAGATTAGTAGGAAGGTTTGA
- a CDS encoding restriction endonuclease: MARRKRKATSKSSELILLTLFLGIFLIFYILHLIALFLDNLISLSRDWNLFQWGYLFALCIGLFFSLHKYKLMKKNEQALIKKQKERERLEKLKNGADLDNLKMMPHRDFEYYIADLFSSKGYEATVTSASGDGGKDIILRKEGYISIVECKRYATKRIGRPEIQKFHSALIDIQAQEGFYVTTSSFANTAVHYVANKPIILIDGQQLINIISEININKSN, from the coding sequence ATGGCTCGCAGAAAAAGAAAAGCTACTTCGAAAAGTAGTGAACTTATTTTACTTACTCTTTTTTTAGGCATATTTCTTATATTTTATATTTTACATTTAATTGCCTTATTCTTAGACAATTTAATTAGCCTTTCAAGGGATTGGAATTTGTTCCAGTGGGGATACCTTTTTGCTCTCTGTATAGGACTATTCTTTTCCCTTCACAAATATAAATTAATGAAGAAAAATGAACAAGCCCTAATTAAAAAACAAAAAGAAAGAGAAAGATTAGAAAAACTAAAAAATGGGGCTGACCTCGATAACCTAAAAATGATGCCACATAGGGACTTTGAATATTACATAGCAGACTTATTTTCTTCGAAAGGGTACGAAGCTACAGTTACTTCGGCAAGTGGAGATGGTGGAAAAGATATTATATTAAGAAAAGAAGGCTATATTTCAATAGTTGAATGTAAGAGATACGCTACTAAAAGAATCGGACGTCCCGAAATTCAAAAGTTTCACAGTGCTTTAATCGACATACAAGCTCAGGAAGGATTTTATGTTACAACTAGCTCCTTTGCTAATACGGCTGTACATTATGTAGCTAATAAGCCTATTATACTTATTGATGGTCAACAATTAATTAATATCATAAGTGAAATTAATATAAATAAATCTAATTAA